A portion of the Legionellales bacterium genome contains these proteins:
- the glnE gene encoding bifunctional [glutamate--ammonia ligase]-adenylyl-L-tyrosine phosphorylase/[glutamate--ammonia-ligase] adenylyltransferase, producing the protein MFETAWNTGVSALPEEFHRQLHGYYQTLFPSLKALESSSTHTNDSKSPLNYQLIAALPKVMICSEFFSDYCLSHINALIYCLTTDFLQKPIDKISLSTSLHHQLNNCSEEETLKKILRDFRNFHMLRIIWRDCHQLSNLSQTTQELSALADVCILESLHLLWSWHCQRFGTPLDSNRQPQELLVIAVGKLGGEELNLSSDIDLIFAYPELTPLNHHLTSDAFFTRLGQALIDCLAEKTADGFVFRVDMRLRPYGDSAGQLVMSLNALESYYQQRGREWERYALIKARVINQHAPFASQLTQLLNAFVYRRYVDYTVIDSLRDLKKLIQREVTLKQLNNNIKRGAGGIREIEFIIQAIQLIRGGQDRTLQKSNFLNAIAAIGSEQHLPEKVWQELKTAYIFLRELEHRLQAYRDQQTQTLPTDNTLKLRIALALNYNNWNEVERLLKKHRKNVTLHFNNMIALPKNFPQSMDKEHQLAQLWLGKLEAELAEEILRTLTFQNPKIAYQQLINLQRNTKIRHLSGASQTKLSQLIPKLLVCMSQQTNPDDILTRILPLLEIILQRGIYLSLLIENPIAIQRLVELSSLSPWIANNLALYPILLDELLDPDLLSFQIFSENIHEEIANYLKKSPTQDQESLMNHLRNFKNAYYLRIACGQVLNFLSSSQVCSYLTNITEAIIQAALRLVWQETTQKYGHPVTLSNAIPDCDLMIIAYGKLGSQELNYDSDLDLIFLYDEENKRQETQGNKSIALAEFYTRLSQRLINFLTTRTQAGLLYEVDTRLRPSGKAGLLISKLTAFAHYQQTSAWTWEHQALIKARAICGPPNLMEKFSHIRREVLTLPRDATQLIHDIRDMREQIIQNFAPKQESVFSIKYSRGGLLDIEFLVQYWVLTWGRENLNILNQQNTSMLLSELISTDIITHEVGNALINYHHEYLDHLQLSKLDPEKSISEFEKFNAAIRAVREIWGTYF; encoded by the coding sequence ATGTTTGAGACAGCATGGAATACTGGAGTCAGTGCTTTACCTGAGGAATTTCATCGCCAATTACACGGTTATTATCAAACATTATTCCCAAGCTTAAAGGCTTTAGAATCTTCTTCAACCCACACCAACGATTCCAAATCGCCATTAAATTATCAGTTAATCGCCGCCTTACCCAAAGTGATGATTTGCAGTGAATTTTTTAGTGACTATTGCTTAAGTCATATAAATGCGTTGATTTATTGTTTAACGACCGATTTTTTACAAAAGCCGATTGATAAAATTTCATTATCAACCTCATTACATCATCAATTAAACAATTGTTCAGAGGAAGAAACGTTAAAAAAAATTCTTCGTGATTTTCGTAATTTTCATATGTTAAGAATTATTTGGCGCGATTGTCATCAATTAAGCAATTTATCACAAACCACACAAGAATTATCCGCTTTAGCGGATGTGTGCATTTTAGAAAGTTTACATTTATTGTGGTCTTGGCATTGCCAACGCTTTGGCACACCGCTCGATAGCAACCGTCAACCGCAAGAATTACTAGTGATTGCAGTTGGAAAATTAGGCGGGGAAGAATTAAATTTATCGTCGGATATTGATTTAATTTTTGCGTACCCCGAACTCACGCCACTCAATCATCATCTAACAAGCGATGCCTTTTTTACGCGTTTAGGGCAAGCATTAATCGACTGTTTAGCAGAAAAAACCGCAGACGGTTTTGTATTCAGAGTGGATATGCGTTTGCGACCCTATGGGGATAGCGCTGGACAATTAGTCATGAGTTTAAATGCGCTCGAAAGTTATTATCAACAACGCGGTCGCGAATGGGAACGTTATGCATTAATCAAAGCACGCGTGATTAATCAACATGCGCCTTTTGCTTCGCAACTGACGCAATTATTAAATGCTTTTGTTTATCGACGTTATGTCGATTACACCGTAATTGATTCATTACGCGATTTAAAAAAATTAATTCAGCGCGAAGTAACCCTGAAACAACTTAATAACAATATTAAACGAGGCGCAGGTGGCATTCGTGAAATTGAATTTATTATTCAAGCCATCCAATTAATTCGTGGCGGACAAGATCGCACATTACAAAAAAGTAATTTTCTAAATGCTATTGCAGCCATAGGCAGTGAGCAGCATTTACCAGAAAAAGTGTGGCAAGAATTAAAAACTGCTTATATTTTTTTGCGTGAATTAGAACATCGCCTCCAAGCTTATCGCGATCAACAAACTCAAACGTTACCGACAGATAATACATTAAAATTACGCATTGCATTAGCCTTGAATTATAATAACTGGAATGAAGTTGAAAGATTGTTAAAAAAACACCGTAAAAATGTCACTCTTCATTTTAATAATATGATTGCACTGCCTAAAAATTTCCCACAATCAATGGATAAGGAGCATCAGTTAGCGCAATTATGGCTAGGTAAATTAGAAGCTGAATTAGCAGAAGAAATATTACGAACATTGACATTCCAAAATCCAAAAATAGCGTATCAACAATTAATCAATTTACAGCGTAATACAAAGATTCGTCATTTATCGGGCGCAAGTCAAACCAAGCTGAGTCAACTCATTCCTAAACTACTCGTTTGCATGAGCCAACAAACCAACCCCGATGACATTTTAACAAGAATTTTACCGCTCTTAGAAATAATTCTACAACGTGGAATTTATTTATCCCTATTAATTGAAAACCCCATCGCCATCCAACGCTTAGTTGAATTATCGTCACTCAGCCCTTGGATTGCCAATAATTTAGCTTTATATCCGATTTTATTGGATGAATTACTCGATCCTGATTTATTATCTTTTCAAATATTTTCAGAAAACATTCATGAAGAAATTGCTAATTATTTAAAAAAATCACCTACGCAGGATCAAGAAAGTTTAATGAATCATTTGCGTAATTTTAAAAATGCCTATTATTTAAGAATTGCCTGTGGTCAAGTGCTTAACTTTTTATCTTCATCACAAGTCTGTTCTTATTTAACTAACATTACCGAAGCGATTATTCAGGCGGCACTACGTCTTGTTTGGCAAGAAACCACCCAAAAATACGGACATCCTGTCACCTTGAGTAACGCTATCCCTGATTGTGATTTAATGATTATTGCTTATGGTAAATTAGGTAGCCAAGAATTAAATTACGATTCCGATTTAGATTTAATTTTTTTATACGATGAAGAAAACAAACGACAGGAAACCCAAGGGAATAAATCCATCGCCTTAGCGGAGTTTTACACACGTCTTAGCCAACGATTAATTAATTTTTTAACCACGCGCACCCAAGCAGGTTTATTATACGAAGTCGACACCCGCCTACGTCCCTCTGGCAAAGCCGGACTATTGATCAGTAAATTAACGGCTTTTGCGCACTACCAACAAACTTCCGCCTGGACATGGGAACACCAAGCGCTAATAAAAGCCCGAGCCATTTGTGGTCCACCCAATCTTATGGAAAAATTTTCCCATATTCGCCGAGAAGTGTTAACGCTACCTCGCGATGCTACTCAATTAATCCACGACATTCGAGATATGCGTGAACAAATTATTCAAAACTTTGCTCCCAAGCAAGAGAGTGTATTTTCGATTAAATATTCACGTGGGGGATTATTGGATATTGAGTTTTTGGTGCAGTATTGGGTTTTGACGTGGGGGAGGGAAAATCTAAATATATTAAATCAGCAAAATACAAGTATGCTATTAAGTGAACTAATATCTACTGACATAATTACACATGAAGTTGGCAATGCGCTAATCAATTATCATCATGAATATTTAGACCATCTACAATTAAGTAAGCTTGATCCAGAGAAGAGCATAAGCGAATTTGAAAAATTTAATGCGGCTATTCGTGCGGTTAGGGAGATATGGGGGACTTATTTTTAG
- a CDS encoding DUF945 family protein, with product MRAIKKLSIALLIVILIGLSLPPLMGFIAEKDLNRFIAHLQKKLPYKITLQNYQQGWFSSTAQLSVRLPQTQPRKDFPIDLQITMSIHHGPIAFIRDKQQQLQWFAGIAVSQLNVHFSNEVESVIQLMIGKPLTLQGKLAIGFRRQFHVSMANDGLNFQFHWAKESIEVKWGGFNFRTNLNSAMDVVQSKWHSKPFYLKINNQLIDIGDVVAQNNWQKEGNLTHLFFGKAKLFTSKIKFNVDNEMVELNQPSLQARGFLSDADNYNLVSTFSLKSSTLFDRSVGPGVIKLNITDLNPTALEQAFVKFNQLQAGFNNHYAYPFTTLYFQAGENNKVTVQLKINHFAVDNQPISANLNMSFPQGVTLPQDVMLNKNNVDDLLGAKLLMTGEMSLPAVFVDEIIQHAANKKTLPKPFWGTTLADWKQQQIIQAVNGAYTIQFQLKDKKLTVNQHVVE from the coding sequence ATGCGCGCCATCAAAAAGTTGTCGATTGCTCTGCTCATCGTAATACTTATTGGCCTTTCATTGCCCCCCCTGATGGGATTCATCGCGGAAAAAGACTTAAACCGCTTCATTGCTCATTTACAAAAAAAATTACCCTATAAAATTACATTACAGAATTATCAACAAGGTTGGTTTTCATCGACTGCTCAACTCTCTGTGAGATTACCACAAACGCAACCTCGAAAAGACTTTCCTATCGATTTGCAAATCACGATGTCTATTCATCATGGTCCAATCGCTTTTATTCGCGATAAGCAACAACAATTACAGTGGTTTGCAGGTATTGCAGTCAGTCAGCTAAATGTTCATTTTTCTAATGAAGTGGAGTCGGTGATCCAGTTAATGATTGGCAAACCGCTGACATTACAAGGTAAACTGGCGATAGGCTTTCGTCGGCAATTCCATGTGTCGATGGCGAATGACGGATTAAATTTTCAATTTCATTGGGCAAAAGAGTCCATTGAGGTGAAATGGGGTGGATTTAATTTTCGTACGAACTTAAATTCTGCCATGGACGTCGTGCAATCTAAATGGCATTCTAAACCGTTTTATCTAAAGATCAATAACCAGCTTATCGATATCGGTGATGTCGTCGCACAAAATAATTGGCAAAAAGAGGGTAATTTAACGCATTTATTCTTTGGCAAAGCCAAGCTTTTTACCTCAAAAATTAAATTTAACGTCGATAATGAAATGGTGGAATTAAATCAACCGAGCCTTCAAGCGCGGGGTTTTCTGAGCGATGCCGATAACTATAATCTTGTTAGTACCTTTTCATTAAAGTCATCAACCCTATTCGACCGTTCCGTGGGACCCGGGGTGATCAAATTAAATATCACCGATTTAAATCCCACAGCGCTCGAGCAAGCCTTCGTCAAATTTAATCAACTGCAAGCGGGTTTCAATAATCACTATGCCTACCCATTTACTACGTTATATTTTCAAGCGGGAGAAAATAATAAGGTTACGGTGCAACTCAAAATCAATCATTTTGCCGTTGATAATCAACCTATCAGCGCTAATTTAAACATGAGTTTTCCACAGGGGGTGACCTTGCCTCAAGATGTAATGCTCAATAAAAATAATGTTGACGATCTTTTGGGGGCGAAATTGCTGATGACGGGAGAAATGAGTTTACCCGCGGTATTTGTGGATGAAATTATTCAACATGCCGCTAATAAAAAGACACTACCTAAACCATTTTGGGGTACAACGTTAGCAGATTGGAAACAACAACAGATCATTCAGGCGGTGAATGGTGCCTACACCATCCAATTTCAACTTAAAGATAAAAAGCTTACGGTTAACCAACATGTTGTGGAATAA
- a CDS encoding acyl--CoA ligase translates to MLNCAQYLLNVIQHKLSFELVDDEVIFSKNEIINYVNIISKQLQEQNVKPGDAILVSSNLGNLYWVCCLAIWSTGAILVPLDNTANPEYLLTIINAVKPVLIIGNNHCSEDINSNCKKFIPNINCPNEKNFSLPKFKYNELAAILFTSGTTGDPKGVQLTHAMILQNSLATSTVAKISPTARLLVISAKHFTSTLCHFVFACLNVASFITTTQKLFPKDICSLLIAKKATAFGGSPIQLQWIINSIESDLSDSEILENITWIMSSGDNLNPDLSIKLLNHFKNLQLFVAYGLTELAGRFCILPSHLARTYPGSVGYPIPGLTIKILDENKQIAAPNKTGEIYVVGDYIFSGYLDKPELSQEFITSAGLKTGDMGYVNERGLLYLSGRKDDVFKCAGKKVSTLKISNVIQALNLFEDFVIIPIPDEQLGHIPCLCYVSDNMNLSRGMILKMLREHLSGVDLPKRLIKFDSIPRRGIGKVDRNMLIDLINKNLLNDEATSI, encoded by the coding sequence ATGTTGAATTGTGCGCAGTATTTATTAAATGTTATCCAGCATAAATTGAGTTTTGAATTGGTTGATGATGAGGTGATATTTAGTAAAAATGAAATTATTAATTACGTTAATATCATTTCTAAACAATTGCAGGAACAAAATGTGAAGCCAGGAGATGCCATTTTAGTCTCTTCTAATTTAGGTAATTTATATTGGGTGTGTTGTCTTGCTATCTGGAGTACAGGAGCAATTTTAGTTCCCTTAGATAATACTGCTAATCCTGAATATTTATTAACAATTATTAATGCAGTAAAACCAGTTTTAATAATAGGTAATAATCATTGTTCAGAAGATATAAATTCTAATTGTAAAAAATTTATCCCAAACATTAATTGCCCTAATGAAAAAAATTTTTCATTGCCTAAGTTCAAATATAATGAGCTTGCTGCGATATTGTTTACAAGTGGAACTACAGGGGACCCCAAAGGGGTTCAGTTAACGCATGCAATGATTTTGCAAAATTCTTTGGCAACATCTACAGTTGCAAAAATTTCTCCGACTGCTCGCTTACTCGTGATTAGTGCCAAACACTTTACCAGTACACTCTGCCATTTTGTTTTTGCTTGTCTGAATGTTGCATCTTTTATCACAACTACTCAAAAACTATTTCCTAAAGATATATGCTCATTATTAATTGCCAAAAAAGCAACAGCATTTGGAGGCTCTCCTATTCAACTTCAATGGATAATTAACAGTATAGAATCTGATCTGTCAGATAGTGAGATATTAGAAAATATTACTTGGATAATGTCCTCTGGAGATAATTTAAATCCCGACTTAAGTATCAAATTATTAAACCACTTCAAAAACTTGCAATTGTTTGTGGCCTATGGTTTAACTGAATTAGCAGGAAGATTCTGCATCCTACCTTCTCACCTTGCTAGAACTTATCCGGGTAGTGTTGGTTATCCAATTCCTGGGTTAACTATAAAAATTCTAGATGAGAATAAACAAATAGCCGCGCCAAACAAAACAGGTGAAATCTATGTTGTGGGAGACTACATTTTTTCAGGTTATCTTGATAAACCAGAGTTGAGCCAAGAGTTTATTACTAGTGCTGGTCTAAAAACAGGAGATATGGGATATGTCAATGAACGCGGCTTATTATATCTGTCGGGCAGAAAAGATGATGTATTTAAGTGTGCTGGAAAAAAAGTTAGCACGTTAAAAATTTCAAATGTCATTCAAGCATTAAATTTATTTGAAGACTTTGTAATAATTCCCATACCAGATGAACAGCTTGGACATATTCCTTGCTTATGTTATGTCAGCGATAATATGAATTTGAGTCGTGGCATGATTTTAAAAATGCTACGAGAGCATCTTAGTGGTGTTGATTTACCCAAGAGGCTTATTAAATTCGATAGTATTCCACGCCGTGGGATAGGAAAAGTTGATAGGAATATGTTAATTGATTTAATAAATAAAAATCTCTTAAATGATGAGGCCACAAGTATTTAG
- a CDS encoding DUF945 family protein: MRKTWVGVIALLAIIIGLAPVGMGYWSKKDIDGLIAAISKNQPVILTEKNYHMGWMHSSFTLEKLPVNPSIFPKSLLGIFYELDDKGNIVKPRFTTEVTIQHGPILFSINEKTQKFEWHLGRGLINTCVKFDPATQALLTQYLGAVPLIEGHGFITLAGNFKNYIQIGPLKTTDKKLPYQFESQGVSYHYNTNKSLTQFNFLLKVLPVKLISQDLNLSMDNFSIENHSSKRNPFKVWTGKNSVEINKLNFQHLALTDAAEQVTIENTQGLQGDKLTNKMTINAKNITIDNVNYPTFAFDINANQLDAASFAKFKDALVSYNKNFDASFREREAQQMAMIPLALNLIKQGGEIHLNQLQLTSADGNLTVTGELSLAKIDGENTSFFAALRSLLENTKANLSLDVSEKLLTNDLSKTWTADNNPSQATENPVNAKITDLINKGILVKQGDDLKMVAVYEKGKLMVNGKIIPTPHF, translated from the coding sequence ATGCGTAAGACATGGGTAGGGGTTATTGCGTTACTCGCTATTATTATTGGATTAGCCCCTGTGGGAATGGGGTATTGGAGTAAAAAAGACATTGACGGCTTGATTGCGGCAATTTCTAAGAATCAACCCGTCATATTAACCGAAAAAAATTATCATATGGGTTGGATGCATTCTTCCTTCACCTTAGAAAAACTTCCAGTTAATCCTAGCATTTTTCCTAAATCATTACTCGGCATCTTTTATGAACTCGATGATAAAGGCAATATCGTTAAGCCTCGTTTTACTACAGAAGTCACTATTCAGCACGGCCCTATTTTATTTTCAATCAACGAAAAAACTCAAAAATTTGAGTGGCATTTAGGGCGTGGTTTAATTAACACCTGTGTAAAATTCGACCCTGCCACCCAAGCATTGCTGACTCAATATTTAGGTGCAGTGCCCTTAATCGAAGGGCATGGTTTTATTACCTTAGCCGGAAATTTTAAAAATTATATTCAAATCGGTCCACTGAAAACCACTGATAAAAAACTGCCTTATCAGTTTGAATCTCAAGGTGTGAGTTATCACTACAATACCAACAAATCGCTGACCCAATTTAATTTTCTCCTCAAGGTATTGCCGGTGAAATTAATCAGCCAAGATTTGAATTTGAGTATGGATAATTTCTCAATTGAAAATCATTCCTCAAAACGTAATCCATTTAAAGTTTGGACAGGAAAAAATAGTGTTGAAATTAATAAACTCAACTTTCAACATCTTGCATTAACCGATGCAGCAGAACAGGTTACCATCGAGAATACTCAAGGATTGCAAGGCGATAAACTGACTAATAAAATGACGATTAACGCCAAAAATATCACCATCGATAATGTCAATTATCCCACGTTTGCTTTTGATATTAACGCCAATCAACTCGATGCAGCTAGCTTTGCAAAATTTAAAGATGCGTTAGTGTCCTATAACAAAAATTTTGATGCTTCATTTCGCGAACGCGAAGCGCAACAAATGGCGATGATTCCCTTAGCACTTAATTTAATTAAGCAAGGTGGCGAAATTCATTTAAATCAATTACAACTAACTTCAGCTGATGGCAACCTCACGGTTACTGGCGAATTATCATTAGCGAAAATTGATGGTGAAAATACTTCATTTTTTGCGGCATTACGTTCCTTACTCGAAAACACGAAAGCTAATTTATCTCTCGACGTGTCCGAAAAATTGTTAACCAACGATTTATCCAAAACATGGACAGCAGATAATAATCCAAGTCAAGCAACCGAAAATCCCGTGAATGCTAAAATTACCGATTTAATTAATAAAGGTATTTTAGTTAAGCAAGGTGATGATTTGAAAATGGTTGCAGTGTATGAAAAGGGTAAATTAATGGTGAATGGGAAAATTATCCCTACCCCACATTTTTAA